The genomic window TACATGATTCAAAATTCATAAACATATTCTTAATTAGAACAAACATCTTGCTTCTACTGATTACACCTTAAATTCTAATACTTGTTCAAATCTGAGCAAGACTGCTAAATAAAAAGGACTTTTCTCAAGAATAAACCAAATCTTTGGATTCTCAACTTCATCTGATGGCCGGCACACCTGAGATAAATTCTGGAGTTTATCAAAAATCTGTTTCTGTAGATCAGAGTGTGGGGGCATGTCAATTTTCACTGGAAATTCAAAACTCAACTTTCTCCTTGTTTTTCCAAACAGTCAATCTCATCTTCAATATTCAAAAGTTATTGGAGCCTGGCCTCAAGAAGAGTCTACCTGAAATTCTCCCTGTTACATGGTTCTGAGTTAGGACCAGAAACTAATTCAGTGCCAGGGTTACTCCAGAGTTAAAGTTAAGCTGCCACACAAAGATAATTCCTTTCTATgtcaaacacttaaaaataattttttttaaatgtgtatgctTCATCAGTAACCTCGCTGCCAGTTTGATTTCAAGCAGCTCAAGCACAATCTTTACCTAAGACGAAGGGGCTAGACATAGAAAACTGAAAGTGAGAAAGAGTATTGAAATACTTGCAGAGATTTCATTCCAACATGAACTGTTTATCTTGTAGATTATGAGGACTTTGGGATTCTCCATGATTCTGCCTTGAAAGTTAGGAGAGTCATCCCCTACTGTTCGAGTTTTACAAGACTGGAAAGGAGATAAGCAGCTTCCATATTCTCAGTCTTGAAGGAAAGTCCTCCAGTTTGCATTTGGAGGTATTGACTGCACAAGACCATTTCCTGCTTCCACAGGtgtattgctttatttatttcaaatatgtaaACTGAACTCACTTTTATTAACTCACAAAACCATTCAAAACAAGGCCTTTccaaaaagttgaaaataaatacattcatataTGAAACCTTTCAATGAACTGGAGAACAAGTAAGTGATTGCTTTCTAGGTACCGCAGAAAGGTGAAAGAGAGAGCTGAAGTTACTTTAAGTTGCTAATTGTTTTCTGAAAATCACTGTTTAGGCCTTAAAAGTAACCAGTGAGCAATGTCTTTTCTGTTCAGAGTTAGGAAACTTTATGCTTTCTGGGTCAAAAAAATGCTCTTAGGTgcaatcattttaaaacaaacaaacacactcTGCTTATCTGTGTCCATCTCACCACTTTGGACGTTAATCATCACTGAAATAGATACCCCAGTCCCTCAGCCTCAAAGAGCTCCAAGCCTACAAGACCCTGGCTAAGGAATGAATGTACATGCCAGGGCAAACACTTCAGAGCCTGACTCCCTAAACACCTATTGTTAATTCTAGGCAAATCTATGACAGGCAAACGCAAGAGAGAACCCAGGTAATGCTCAAGGGATATTTGAAATAAAACTCAAGTTTGAAAACATACAGGACTTACTTTAGGAGGGAGACAATCAAGAGAGGTAAAAGTATTTAATATAAGAcagcaaaagtatttttttaatagatttacaTACACGggtatacttttttctttccattcattGCTTTTGTTAACTTACAGTGTCCGAATTTACAATTAGCACCTTTGCTCTTCCACCTGTCATACTTTCTAACTTCTTGCATTTAGCCTATATTATAAACTGACAGAGTTAAATTTCACTGTTTTGTTCTTGAAGACTGAACTAGCTTAGTTTTGCCTCTACTCTTTAGGGAAAACTTAAAAGATTGCTATATGAAacatttccttgatttttatatTAAAGATATTTCTATTCCTCCAGGATTCATaaaactttcaaataaaaatgattttaaaccaGATGACTGACTCAAACTGTCTTTGtgtccactttaaaaaaaaaagctcaggaaACCTACCAGTATTCACTGGTAGGGCAAGAGGCCTAAAGGGAAGCAAATTATTTGTTTGTGGTTTCAAAGTGGCCAAAATGCCTTCAAGCACAAGTATAAGACCATTAACAAATCACAAGGAACCAAAGCAGTTCATCTTACTCAACAAAGCTATGATCAGTTAGGAAGAACCAAACTGAATGGGACTTGCCCTGGGCCGGAAGGTCAGTAAACCTTAGCAGTTTGTGTTTCTGAGAATTCAGGAGGCTCTTCAGCAGGGAGAGCAGACCCTAAAGCCCACAGCTTCTGCTGTCATGTTTCCAAAAACATTCAGGACAGGTGAGAGAAATTCAGCCATGTATGTGTTTTCCCCCACCTTCTGTCTTTAGGCAGCCTCTCTATGTCAAACCATCTCCACTTTTGCTATATACAGACTGACTAGAGGCGAAGCCACACAACTTGAAAGTTCCATTTtacaacatttactgagtgcctactatgtgctgaaCACTGTGCTATCACTAACACATCACAATGGTTAAGCCTCGTTTTACTGGCTATGTTACTCTCATTCTTTATAGATGATAAAACTCTGGGGCAGTGAAGTGTGGCTTCTCATAAAATGAAAGTTTTGTGCTTATAAAAACTTGTCCTACTGTCCAGTGTACAGTTAATTAGCCCAAAATACGAACTACAGCCCTGCCACAATCCGAACAGCCATATTTTCACCGAACTTTGGGCCCAGGCTCCCCAATGCCCTAAGATGACTGGGGCACACGCCATCTCCCTCCAGGGATGATCACCACCCCTCTTGGTGGGTTATCATGTCTCTGCAGCTGTCCAAAAACAGACCACACTGGTAAACATTCTCTCCACCTGCTGTAACATGCATAACTTTCCCCCTCAACTCAGAAAACATGAGCATGACCCTGCTCTTTATCAACTGTTATGGTAAAACAACTTCCTAGAAGGCTGGCGATACCACATCCTAGGACACAGGCAAGAAATCAAAACATGTGGCTAAAAAATAACAAAGCCAAATCACCTGGCGGTCTCAATGCACCTTATACTGTaaagtcattttcattttgttattatcACTTACAGAATGCACACTCATTTACATTATCTCCCAGAgcatttgaaaaggaaagaaaaataaacataaattctttcatttgttcattcagtctCTATAAGGAGAGCAGTCTATGGCCATACCACCTTGAAAGTGCCCGATCTCATCTATAAGGAGAGCAAGAAAGCCAAATTTTGCCGTGGCTGGATTGGGTTTAGGCATTTCAGACAACTGCTCTTCTAGGTCAACTGATATGTTCTCTGAAAGAGTTTTTCGTTATAAGAAatgaagatgggcttccctggtggtccagtggttaagaatccaccttgcaatgcaagggacactggttcagtccctagtctgggaagatcccaaacCTGGCAGGGCAACgaggcccgtgtgccacaactactgaacctctGCTCTGGAGGCCCCGTGCAACAATTACaaaagccctagagcctgtgctctgcaacaagagaagcccatgcagcaacaaagacccagcacagccaaaataaacaaatatatgtatatttttaaaaattcttttaacaaaatgaaggtAACAAGACTTATATGCCCCCCAAATCCCAGAAAATCATAATTATCAACAACAAAATCATActagaaataataaaagttaaaacaataaggtttaaaatttccaaaagatTTTAGCAATCCTGGACATCATTAATAATACCCAGCTGGAAAACATACTGAAAAAAGAGATTGCagtcacaccaaaaaaaaagaatagcataTTTAGGAATAATAACAGATATGTAGTTACTTTACAGTGAAATCCACAGAAACTTTTGAAAaggcacagaattttttttttgctagggGGCTGAATGAGAATGGAGATGtcacattctcacacacacacaaatcacaaATCCAACAAGGAAAATTTAACCCTAACAGATATTATACTCTATCAAAGGCAACAATACTTagaatggaaatggaaaaatacatcagtggaacaaaataagAGTTCAGATATAGACccaatatacatacatacctatatgtatgtatatgtgactatatatacacatagatataTAAAGTTAATATCTGTCAAAGTAAGCTttctaaaacaaattattttgtctttctaAAGGGAAAGATATGAATTACGTAACAAAAAGTTTAGTGGTAACTAGGTAActgtttagaaaaaaagaaggtTGAATTCAGGGCCCTTACACCAAAAGAAAAGTGATATTGATGAAAGTGTTGACAATTCTTAAAAGTCAAATTATAGGAAAACCAGCAGAATGTCAAAGAGAAGATTTATTATGTCTGTGGGAGAAATCataaatttctgttttggaaggggaaggaaagatttaaaaaaatcacacaaaaactGACATATTCTGATATATTTAAATCTAAAACTTCTATAGGctaaaaacagtgaaataaactggggaaaatatttgcatcaAAGATGACAGATTAGATCCTAATATCTATGACCCACAAGGACTGGAATCTAAGAGTAGTGTCAATACTCCAATAATAAATGGACTAAGACTAGGAAAAGACAATCTCATAGGTGAAACAAACACAGGGGAAAATACTTATCCTGCTAAAGGAAGGCAAAATAACAAAACTTTGAGATATCATTATATGTCCACTAAAatagcagattttttaaattcttatatgAAATCGCTTCTAGTGCCACTGTAACTTGGTACATTGCCTTTTTACAAACCATAACCTTTGACTCAATAATGCCAATCTTGAGAATTTATTCTAAAGaaccaattcaaaaagacatgtaTTATACAGTATCTGAtagatctcaataaagctgttaccaaAAAATGCATTGAATTATTCATTTCCTTGTTGTCTATGATAGCAAAAAGCTGGATACAACATGAAAGTCTAATATTAGAGAAAAGTTTTTAATCTCATAGTACAGCCCATAAACATTATGTACCTATTCTGCTAGGATCAGTAGGATAGCAACTAAGTGGGGGAAGAAGTGTGCAAatgaaaagcaatttttaaaactgaacagCTGCCTAGGTGATGATATTAtaactttttatgttttaaaccAACTTTCCTTAATGTTGCTATATTGTGTTAAaactatctttttaaatttttttaatccaaattgGATGGAGTTGGGTGCTATCAGAAAGTTTTTACTCCAATTCCAcacattttctccctttcctaTCTAACAGCTTACATGATTAAGTTCTGCATTCACAGGCTTCAGATCCTACCAAGAACAGGCCAAATTACAATACCATGCCTTCACGTACAGTCTGTATACATCATCCAACTCCCTGCCATAAGCAGGTACCCTTTTTGCGTGTCATTCTGCCTCCATCAAGTCATAAATTATCGCTGACACTTGGACCAAGGGACTTTTTTTTGGAGTGTgtgcccttttctccatatttgaTTTTATCAGAGCCCAGAAGCCTAACGATCCTTAGAAGAGAGTGAGAGGATGAATGTCCATAAAAACGTCCTGAAAGACCACATAGGGGACATGGGTCCTACACCTGGATGGGAGGAGGCCTCTAAAGCCACAGACCAGCCACAGTTCCGCCTGAGGAACCCAGGCAGTCAACGTCTGCGAAAAGACACATTTAACAGCTGAAAAGAGTGCTTAAGATGGCTAATTGTGAGGAGCTGCCCACAGAGAGGGTGCTGACTAAGGGAGATGCTCTTGGGAGGTTTCCTCAGATGGAGGCCTCCGAGAGGAACTGGGTGCTCGGGAAGGGGTCGGAGGAGGCCGGGTTTGGACCTCGGAATTCAGGGTACGACACGGCCCCAGGCCGACCAGGCCGCGGCGCCCCGCCCTTTCCCGGGACGCGGGCCGGCCTGGGGCGGGGAGCGGGCGGGCGCTTACAGGTCGGTGCCGAGCCGCGTGAAGCCGGAGTTGAGCGAGGCCCGGGCTATCCGGCGCCAGAGCAGGTCGCAGCTGGTGAAGCGCCGCAGCCAGCGGCACACCTGAGCCAGGCGGCCGAGGGCCTGCATGTCCAGGTAGGAAAAgatgagcagcagcagctcctccgGCAGGCGCAGGAGTGCGGGCCCCGCGGCTGGGCGGCAGGCTGGCTCccgggccgccgccgcctcctcctcagCCGCTGTCGCCATGGCCGCCCGTGTCCCCGCGAGGCGGCCCCAAGCCTGACCCCCTCGTCCCTGTGCTCTTGTCGGCCTGGCGCTCTCCCGCCTACCAGTCCTGACCCTCCATTCCTCCTTCTTCCCCTCACCTCTCCCTTTGGCCTCCTTTCGCGCCCCTGCGCTCCCCTCATCTCCCCTGACGAGCCTTCTCGCCCCTTCCTCCACGCTTCcgcctctctctcctgcctttccTAGGCCTGCACTCGGTCCCgcctcagcccccagccccgtTTCCTCCTTCGCCTGTGGCGGCGCCGGCTTTCCTTCCGCCCCGTTTCCTTTTCCGCCTTGCCCTGCTCCCgatttccccttccccttcctccgctttcctctcgcggctctcccttcctcctgcagTTTTCTCGTCTCCCCGCTCTCGCCCTCGCCGGGCCCACCGTTCCCGGGGGGCCCCACGCCGCCCTGACTACCCATGAGCGGCCGCGGGGCCGGCCCGACGCGGAGCCAAGCCCGAGCCGCCGCCACAGCCGCCGCCCCGGGAGGAGGCGACACCATGCCGGACCGGGTCACATGGGGCGGCGCGGGCCGAAGCCTGGGCCCGCCCCTCACACCCGAGGCCGTGGAGCGGCTTCGTAGCGCGGGCGGGGGCCGTAGAGCGCCCCCCTCCCATGCCCCGGGCCGCCCGGAGCGTGTGCCGGAAACACAGCGTGCGTTCATCTAGCACGTGAGGCCCACCAAGGGCCTGGTTAGGACGGCCATAGGAGCTTCTCCCTTCAAGCAGCAGCTAGTTTGAGGCCCTGCCCTCAAGAAGCACTCACTTGGGTGGCCTTCCCCCTCTCATACCCCTCTTCTACCTCGTCTGATGCCTGCTTTCCACAGGCCATATACCAGGGCCTCACGAACTGCACCTCTAGAAGTTGGCAGGTTCCTTAGGCCGGGATCTCACATGGGGTATATACCTCAGTTCTAGCAATGAGCTGGTATTTTTGACATTTTGGAAGATTGCAGTCCTCTAGATCCTGCATCCACTCCCTGGTCATGGATAAGCAAGTGGTAAAGCTATTAGTCACCACCCAAGTGCAAGTGGATTCTCCAAGGTCATCCAGGAGCCCTGCCCCACACCATTCATTGCATtcacactgctactgctgctgctaagtcgcttcagtcgtgtccaactctgtgcgaccccatagacagcagcccaccaggctcccccatcccattCACAAAGGTACCATTTTGAAGGGAGAGCTAAGAAAAGTCTACTGAAGTCCCATGCTGTCCCATACTGTCTCCTCTAGTCACACATGGCTTAGGGGCATTGAAAATGGGACTAGTCCAAACTGAGGTGTGCTGTGTGAAAACCCACCAGATTTTGAAGACTTATGCAAGATAAAGAATGTGAACTATAGTATTAATAGTTTTATATTAAGTACATGTTGAAGTGATAAGATTTTTGATACATTGGCCTAAATATACTTTTGTAACTACTAGAAAGGTTAGAGTTATACCTGTGACTTGAATTTTCGGCCCACATTTTTTCTATTGAACAGCACTGGTGGAGGCAGTAAGATTTGCAGGTGGGGGAGGAAGATCCCTAAGTATCCTGTGCCCCAAACCCTAATAGTAAAAATTTTAggggtttattttgtttttacatcTTAAGATCCATTTTCAGAAgcaagaatgaat from Bubalus kerabau isolate K-KA32 ecotype Philippines breed swamp buffalo chromosome 22, PCC_UOA_SB_1v2, whole genome shotgun sequence includes these protein-coding regions:
- the FBXW4 gene encoding F-box/WD repeat-containing protein 4 isoform X6; protein product: MVSPPPGAAAVAAARAWLRVGPAPRPLMGSQGGVGPPGNGGPGEGESGETRKLQEEGRAARGKRRKGKGKSGAGQGGKGNGAEGKPAPPQAKEETGLGAEAGPSAGLGKAGERGGSVEEGARRLVRGDEGSAGARKEAKGRGEGKKEEWRVRTGRRESARPTRAQGRGGQAWGRLAGTRAAMATAAEEEAAAAREPACRPAAGPALLRLPEELLLLIFSYLDMQALGRLAQVCRWLRRFTSCDLLWRRIARASLNSGFTRLGTDLMASVPVKERVKISQNWRLGRCREGILLKWRCSQMPWMQLEGDSLYISQANFILAYQFRPDGASLNRRPLGVFAGHDEDVCHFVLANSHIISAGGDGKIGIHKIHSTFTVKYSAHVQEVNCVDCKGGIIVSGSRDRTAKVWPLASGRLGQCLHTIQTEDRVWSIAISPLLRFLPKLNLPEVPGTLNTQDAFLCSFVTGTACCGHFSPLRIWDLNRAVDHGLGPAAGDF
- the FBXW4 gene encoding F-box/WD repeat-containing protein 4 isoform X7, which codes for MVSPPPGAAAVAAARAWLRVGPAPRPLMGSQGGVGPPGNGGPGEGESGETRKLQEEGRAARGKRRKGKGKSGAGQGGKGNGAEGKPAPPQAKEETGLGAEAGPSAGLGKAGERGGSVEEGARRLVRGDEGSAGARKEAKGRGEGKKEEWRVRTGRRESARPTRAQGRGGQAWGRLAGTRAAMATAAEEEAAAAREPACRPAAGPALLRLPEELLLLIFSYLDMQALGRLAQVCRWLRRFTSCDLLWRRIARASLNSGFTRLGTDLMASVPVKERVKISQNWRLGRCREGILLKWRCSQMPWMQLEGDSLYISQANFILAYQFRPDGASLNRRPLGVFAGHDEDVCHFVLANSHIISAGGDGKIGIHKIHSTFTVKYSAHVQEVNCVDCKGGIIVSGSRDRTAKVWPLASGRLGQCLHTIQTEDRVWSIAISPLLSSFVTGTACCGHFSPLRIWDLNRKFLWSLFPPASVELPGQQGR
- the FBXW4 gene encoding F-box/WD repeat-containing protein 4 isoform X5, whose product is MVSPPPGAAAVAAARAWLRVGPAPRPLMGSQGGVGPPGNGGPGEGESGETRKLQEEGRAARGKRRKGKGKSGAGQGGKGNGAEGKPAPPQAKEETGLGAEAGPSAGLGKAGERGGSVEEGARRLVRGDEGSAGARKEAKGRGEGKKEEWRVRTGRRESARPTRAQGRGGQAWGRLAGTRAAMATAAEEEAAAAREPACRPAAGPALLRLPEELLLLIFSYLDMQALGRLAQVCRWLRRFTSCDLLWRRIARASLNSGFTRLGTDLMASVPVKERVKISQNWRLGRCREGILLKWRCSQMPWMQLEGDSLYISQANFILAYQFRPDGASLNRRPLGVFAGHDEDVCHFVLANSHIISAGGDGKIGIHKIHSTFTVKYSAHVQEVNCVDCKGGIIVSGSRDRTAKVWPLASGRLGQCLHTIQTEDRVWSIAISPLLRFLPKLNLPEVPGTLNTQDAFLCSFVTGTACCGHFSPLRIWDLNRKFLWSLFPPASVELPGQQGR
- the FBXW4 gene encoding F-box/WD repeat-containing protein 4 isoform X4; the encoded protein is MVSPPPGAAAVAAARAWLRVGPAPRPLMGSQGGVGPPGNGGPGEGESGETRKLQEEGRAARGKRRKGKGKSGAGQGGKGNGAEGKPAPPQAKEETGLGAEAGPSAGLGKAGERGGSVEEGARRLVRGDEGSAGARKEAKGRGEGKKEEWRVRTGRRESARPTRAQGRGGQAWGRLAGTRAAMATAAEEEAAAAREPACRPAAGPALLRLPEELLLLIFSYLDMQALGRLAQVCRWLRRFTSCDLLWRRIARASLNSGFTRLGTDLMASVPVKERVKISQNWRLGRCREGILLKWRCSQMPWMQLEGDSLYISQANFILAYQFRPDGASLNRRPLGVFAGHDEDVCHFVLANSHIISAGGDGKIGIHKIHSTFTVKYSAHVQEVNCVDCKGGIIVSGSRDRTAKVWPLASGRLGQCLHTIQTEDRVWSIAISPLLRDTHFNLTWTSPTLPSMGHAAAKSLQSCPTLCDPIDGSPPGFLSLGFSRQEYWSGLPFPSPMHESEK